The Candidatus Woesearchaeota archaeon genome window below encodes:
- a CDS encoding PAC2 family protein produces the protein MVDVAIELKKKPKGVILVQGFPGFGLIGTITTEFLIDTLKAELIGTVLFPDIPTMVAIHDGKLVNPVGIFYDKKTNLAILHVITSVAGIEWKLTEAILEVAKQLEAKEIVSLEGVASPMADGTGGEPDARCFFYTTLAGAAARFQKSKTQLLKEGIIIGVTGALLIKEAKNLSCIFVETHTGLPDSKAAAEIIKVLDGYLGLKLDPKPLLDQAEKFEEKLRGLLEQTKMAKDTQQKKSLNYVG, from the coding sequence ATGGTCGATGTTGCAATTGAACTGAAAAAAAAGCCAAAAGGCGTAATCCTCGTGCAGGGCTTTCCCGGCTTCGGCCTCATTGGCACCATTACGACCGAGTTTCTCATTGACACGCTGAAAGCAGAACTTATTGGCACCGTCTTATTTCCCGACATTCCAACCATGGTGGCAATCCACGACGGCAAGCTCGTGAATCCAGTCGGCATTTTTTATGACAAGAAAACAAACCTCGCCATTCTCCACGTCATCACCAGCGTTGCCGGCATTGAATGGAAGCTGACCGAAGCAATTCTCGAAGTGGCAAAACAGCTCGAAGCAAAAGAAATTGTAAGCCTTGAAGGCGTTGCGTCGCCCATGGCAGATGGCACCGGTGGCGAACCGGATGCGCGCTGTTTCTTCTACACCACGCTCGCTGGCGCTGCCGCAAGATTCCAAAAAAGCAAAACCCAACTGCTCAAGGAAGGAATTATTATCGGCGTCACCGGCGCACTGCTGATTAAAGAAGCAAAAAATCTATCCTGCATTTTTGTTGAAACCCACACCGGCCTGCCTGACAGCAAGGCAGCTGCAGAAATAATCAAAGTGCTCGATGGCTACTTGGGCTTGAAACTTGACCCAAAGCCGCTGCTTGACCAAGCAGAAAAATTCGAGGAGAAACTTCGCGGGCTTCTTGAGCAAACAAAAATGGCCAAGGACACGCAACAGAAGAAGAGCTTGAATTATGTTGGATAG